One genomic region from Sphingomonas paeninsulae encodes:
- a CDS encoding DUF11 domain-containing protein: MSSAPARADTISNIATIQWDAGSTTLVRQSNQVDLTVDRSAPALTLSTFQFSTNPSGQKLAIPQTICRGSNGDIPVMLTGAFADTPLSPATVEKTTLIRAGEPLVVSVTSAIDNRDPLKVDTLTVTLNTPGGDEETLILSETGINTNLFVGLIKTSPVPPTPIKHDCELSLQPGDKLQIDSVRSDGSLIANTPVEVLIDPYGVVFDSRDATPINGTKVTLVDADTGAPATVFGDDGISLFPSTLVTGSTATDARGVIYTFPAGEYRFPFAKPGRYKLLVEPPSPYKAPSLSSPSDLASLRRPDGLPFALGTGSYGAIFVLADPAPVRIDLPADKPLDQLTIQKTASAAVAVPGDAVQYRVTVTNGDATHVTGAVTLTDRLPAAMRLKPNSVRYNGNIITYMASNDGTNLSIGLPPLAVKASAVVTYLLEVRPDAKSGQAVNRAQAHDSFGSVSAIADAAVRIARDGISDRMTIIGRITDGGCTVDPGVAKGIVGVRVMMEDGSYAVTDLDGRYHFEGVIPGTHVVQIDPSTLGATHVPVDCARNARSAGSAISRFVEGQGGALLRADFRATAGTNAIRSTATAVSRPIPAGDAAAAGAERDWFTGQAPGIAWLFPEADHNPRTKAVRVAIKHLPGQTVSLFANGKPVEPMSLDGTRKNADGTVAITLWRALDLADRDTLFTAEVHDTNGTIVERLSRKVHFSASPLHAEFLRDRSLLVADGVTRPVIAVRLTDRDGNPIHHGLVGDFSVPAPYYPAVEADAQQARQLAGLERARPVWHVQGDDGIAYIELEPTTASGALALTLPFRDGEVTRTQRIDAWLTPGNRPWTVVGFAAGTTGINTVKGRLEDLGNGSNEWLTSGRVALYAKGKIQGKWLLTLAYDSAKSANDTQFGGTLDPQAYYTVYADRSERRYDASSIRKLYVRLERPQFYALFGDYDTGMAEPQLTRYVRTFNGLKTQYRSEHVAATAFASNTPYSHRRQEIQGNGLSGPYGLAARDILPNSETITIEVRDRLRSDHIIDSKVLTRHIDYDIDYVGGTLTFRSPVLSRSSLLDPQFIIADYEVDGVAQRVLNAGGRASWSNTAKTLTVGASGIHNEDDQARTNVGGVDVRYSPSASTEIRAEFAGSDSKVRPGSAVGSAGGSLAWLVEVEHHGPKYDIFAYAREQQAGYGVGQQNASEVGTRKFGADGRLRINHQLSFVGSAWQEIQLGSDARRDAGLAKVEYHTKELDLRAGVTIANDHLADGSEANSTIIQLGATKKLLNNRLELDAQTEFAPDGLNQSVDFPARHTATARFAITPAVTLIGSYEIATGAAVDARTARIGFDLKPWSGARFIATANRQDVTEYGPRSYAAYGLAQSLPIGKRWTVDFSLDGNRTLAGIDPSRVLNVNQPVASGGFLGINNTITEDFTAVTGGATYRAECWSWNGRVEYRNGNLSDRYGVTTSILRTLGEGRALGATLSWFRAKQFGGPTTESAALAMSWANRPNDSKFSWLEKLELRSDKVSGAVAGQSDAIGSVLLVTGDAVSKRIINSLSVNWSPTSKSEGRYLGRSEVSLFWGSRYVADRYDSDDLTGWSNVVGADIKFDLSEKVDLGVSGTVRESAAGRAISYSGGPALGLAPFHNGYISVGYNVVGYNDRDYNDARYTRSGPYVTMRFKFDQNTLSSLGLGSRTR; this comes from the coding sequence ATGAGCAGCGCACCCGCGCGCGCCGACACGATCAGCAATATCGCGACCATCCAGTGGGATGCAGGCTCAACGACGCTCGTTCGGCAATCGAACCAGGTCGATCTGACGGTCGATCGCAGTGCCCCTGCCCTTACCCTGTCCACATTTCAGTTTTCGACAAATCCCAGCGGTCAAAAGCTGGCGATTCCGCAAACCATATGTCGCGGCAGCAATGGCGACATCCCCGTGATGTTGACCGGAGCCTTTGCCGACACACCGCTCAGCCCCGCGACCGTCGAAAAGACAACGTTGATCCGCGCGGGCGAACCGTTGGTCGTCAGCGTCACATCGGCCATCGACAATCGCGATCCGTTGAAGGTCGACACGCTGACGGTGACGCTTAATACGCCGGGTGGTGACGAAGAGACTTTAATCCTAAGCGAAACAGGCATCAATACGAACCTGTTTGTTGGATTAATAAAAACCTCTCCGGTTCCCCCCACGCCGATCAAGCATGATTGCGAGCTTTCGTTGCAGCCGGGCGACAAATTGCAGATCGACTCCGTCCGTTCGGACGGTTCGCTGATCGCTAATACACCGGTAGAAGTCTTGATCGACCCCTATGGCGTCGTTTTCGACAGTCGCGATGCCACGCCGATCAACGGTACGAAGGTTACGTTGGTCGATGCCGATACCGGCGCACCGGCGACTGTGTTTGGCGATGACGGAATTTCACTATTTCCATCCACATTGGTTACTGGATCAACAGCAACAGACGCCAGAGGAGTTATTTATACTTTTCCCGCAGGTGAATATCGGTTCCCGTTCGCGAAACCCGGTCGATATAAATTGCTGGTCGAACCGCCCTCCCCGTACAAGGCGCCTTCGCTGTCCTCTCCCTCAGATCTTGCCAGTCTCCGGCGACCGGACGGTCTCCCCTTCGCGCTAGGCACAGGCTCCTACGGGGCCATTTTCGTTTTGGCCGATCCGGCCCCGGTTCGCATCGACCTTCCGGCCGACAAACCACTCGACCAGTTGACGATCCAAAAGACAGCTTCGGCGGCGGTGGCTGTGCCGGGCGATGCGGTTCAATATCGCGTTACGGTAACCAATGGCGATGCCACTCACGTCACGGGTGCGGTTACGCTAACCGATCGCCTGCCTGCTGCGATGCGCCTGAAACCAAATTCGGTTCGTTATAATGGCAATATTATAACCTATATGGCGTCTAACGATGGTACGAACCTTTCGATAGGACTGCCGCCACTCGCGGTAAAAGCGTCTGCTGTCGTCACCTATCTTCTCGAAGTTCGGCCCGATGCGAAGTCAGGTCAGGCGGTGAACAGAGCCCAGGCTCATGATTCATTCGGGTCGGTCAGCGCAATTGCCGATGCCGCAGTCCGCATCGCTCGCGACGGCATATCGGATCGAATGACGATCATCGGACGCATCACCGATGGCGGCTGCACGGTCGATCCCGGGGTTGCAAAGGGAATCGTCGGCGTCCGTGTCATGATGGAGGACGGCAGTTACGCCGTTACCGACCTCGACGGGCGTTATCATTTCGAAGGCGTCATTCCCGGCACCCATGTTGTCCAGATCGATCCGTCGACACTGGGTGCAACCCATGTGCCGGTCGATTGCGCGCGGAATGCCCGTTCGGCAGGCAGCGCAATCTCGCGCTTTGTCGAGGGCCAGGGCGGCGCATTGCTGCGCGCCGACTTCCGCGCCACGGCTGGCACCAACGCCATTCGCAGCACCGCCACAGCGGTATCGCGTCCCATCCCTGCAGGTGACGCCGCCGCTGCCGGAGCCGAGCGCGACTGGTTTACCGGGCAAGCCCCCGGCATCGCATGGCTGTTCCCTGAAGCCGATCATAATCCCCGCACAAAGGCCGTGCGTGTCGCGATCAAACATCTGCCCGGACAGACCGTCAGCCTGTTTGCCAATGGTAAACCTGTCGAGCCGATGTCGCTGGATGGTACACGCAAGAACGCCGACGGCACCGTTGCGATAACCTTGTGGCGCGCACTCGATCTAGCCGATCGCGACACGCTTTTTACAGCAGAAGTCCATGACACGAACGGCACGATCGTCGAGCGCCTGTCCCGCAAAGTCCATTTCTCCGCGAGTCCGCTGCACGCCGAATTCCTGCGCGACCGTTCGCTGCTGGTTGCCGATGGCGTAACGCGGCCCGTGATTGCCGTTCGCCTGACCGACCGTGATGGCAACCCCATTCATCATGGGCTGGTCGGCGACTTCAGCGTGCCCGCCCCTTATTATCCCGCGGTCGAAGCCGACGCTCAACAGGCACGCCAGCTTGCCGGTCTCGAACGCGCCCGCCCCGTCTGGCACGTTCAGGGCGACGACGGCATTGCCTATATCGAACTTGAGCCGACGACGGCTTCGGGCGCGTTGGCGCTCACTCTGCCCTTCCGCGATGGCGAAGTAACGCGCACCCAACGGATCGACGCCTGGCTGACTCCCGGCAATCGTCCGTGGACGGTCGTCGGCTTCGCTGCGGGCACGACCGGGATCAACACGGTCAAAGGTCGCCTTGAGGATCTTGGCAACGGATCGAACGAATGGCTGACCAGTGGCCGCGTCGCATTGTATGCCAAGGGCAAGATTCAGGGGAAATGGCTGCTGACGCTGGCTTATGACAGCGCCAAAAGCGCGAACGATACGCAGTTCGGTGGCACGCTCGATCCGCAGGCCTATTACACCGTCTATGCCGATCGCAGCGAGCGTCGCTATGATGCGTCATCGATCCGCAAGCTGTATGTCCGGCTTGAGCGCCCACAGTTCTACGCGCTGTTCGGCGACTATGACACCGGCATGGCGGAGCCGCAGTTGACCCGTTACGTCCGCACATTCAACGGATTAAAGACGCAATATCGATCGGAACATGTCGCCGCGACCGCCTTTGCTTCGAACACGCCCTACAGCCATCGCCGTCAGGAAATTCAGGGCAATGGTCTCAGCGGGCCTTATGGTCTTGCGGCGCGCGACATCTTACCGAACAGCGAGACGATCACCATCGAAGTCCGCGATCGCCTGCGTTCGGATCATATCATCGACAGTAAAGTCCTGACGCGGCACATCGACTATGACATCGATTATGTCGGCGGCACATTGACGTTCCGGTCGCCGGTCCTCAGTCGGTCGTCGCTGCTGGATCCGCAATTCATCATCGCCGATTACGAAGTCGATGGCGTCGCGCAACGCGTCCTCAACGCTGGCGGCCGCGCGTCGTGGAGCAACACCGCAAAAACCCTGACCGTTGGTGCCAGCGGCATCCACAACGAAGACGATCAGGCACGGACCAACGTCGGCGGCGTCGATGTGCGTTACTCCCCATCCGCCTCGACCGAAATCCGTGCGGAATTTGCCGGTAGCGACAGCAAGGTACGGCCCGGTTCGGCAGTTGGCAGCGCCGGTGGCTCGCTGGCATGGCTGGTCGAGGTCGAACATCATGGCCCGAAATACGATATCTTTGCCTATGCGCGCGAACAACAGGCTGGCTATGGCGTCGGTCAGCAGAACGCTTCCGAAGTCGGCACACGCAAATTCGGTGCGGATGGGCGATTGCGCATCAATCACCAACTGTCGTTTGTCGGGAGCGCGTGGCAGGAAATCCAGTTGGGCAGCGATGCCCGCCGTGATGCCGGTCTGGCAAAGGTCGAATATCACACCAAGGAACTGGATCTCCGCGCCGGTGTCACCATCGCCAACGATCATCTGGCCGATGGTTCAGAAGCAAATTCGACGATCATTCAGCTCGGCGCGACCAAGAAACTGCTGAATAATCGGCTAGAACTGGACGCCCAGACTGAATTCGCACCTGACGGCCTCAACCAGAGCGTCGATTTTCCTGCGCGCCACACGGCAACGGCGCGCTTTGCCATTACGCCCGCCGTGACGTTGATCGGATCTTACGAGATAGCCACCGGTGCGGCCGTCGATGCCCGGACGGCACGCATCGGCTTCGATCTGAAACCGTGGTCCGGTGCGCGCTTTATCGCAACGGCGAACCGGCAGGATGTCACCGAATACGGACCGCGCAGTTATGCTGCCTATGGCCTTGCCCAGTCGTTGCCGATCGGCAAGCGGTGGACGGTGGATTTCTCGCTCGACGGCAACAGGACGCTTGCCGGGATCGACCCATCGCGCGTGCTGAACGTCAATCAACCAGTCGCGAGCGGTGGGTTTCTTGGCATCAACAACACGATCACCGAAGATTTCACGGCAGTCACCGGCGGCGCGACTTATCGCGCGGAATGCTGGAGCTGGAATGGCCGGGTAGAATATCGCAATGGCAACTTGTCGGACCGCTATGGAGTGACGACCTCGATACTGCGCACGCTCGGCGAAGGCCGTGCCCTTGGCGCAACGTTAAGCTGGTTTCGCGCCAAACAATTCGGCGGCCCAACAACCGAATCCGCCGCGTTGGCAATGAGCTGGGCCAATCGCCCGAACGACAGCAAATTTTCATGGCTCGAGAAACTTGAACTGCGAAGCGACAAAGTTTCGGGCGCCGTTGCCGGGCAAAGCGACGCGATCGGATCGGTCCTGCTCGTCACCGGCGATGCCGTTTCAAAGCGCATCATCAACAGTTTGAGCGTCAACTGGTCCCCCACGTCAAAGAGCGAAGGCCGTTATCTGGGCCGGAGCGAAGTGTCGCTATTCTGGGGTAGTCGCTATGTCGCGGATCGGTATGACAGCGACGATCTGACCGGCTGGTCGAACGTGGTCGGTGCCGACATCAAATTCGATCTATCGGAAAAAGTCGACCTCGGCGTTTCTGGGACCGTTCGCGAAAGTGCGGCGGGTCGCGCGATCAGCTATTCCGGTGGCCCGGCGCTTGGTCTCGCTCCGTTCCACAATGGCTATATCTCGGTGGGCTACAATGTCGTTGGCTATAACGACCGTGATTATAACGACGCACGCTACACGCGGTCGGGGCCATATGTGACGATGCGCTTCAAATTCGACCAGAATACGCTTTCGAGCTTGGGATTAGGATCGAGGACGCGGTAA
- a CDS encoding acyltransferase family protein — protein sequence MTLVHLIFLQPPIDYPGQFPGMVHYPHLNGAMWTIAYEFRCYILIAVLWKLGALQQRRIMLALTILAVLTTIGASAAAVHEKLNFLSDWERPLWITGNLYEGVRFTAAFLFGSSIYLYREQIIPRLTATAAMVSVIVGALLITGHPHITQASLIIFGGFALFWLAIKAPFGRFQRINDKWDISYGTYLYGAPIATYLRWVCPDITAFELGSMTLALALLFGCASYWGVERWAKVRTRKSNVVEANPLNITASSILIPSSKAYSGRI from the coding sequence ATGACGCTGGTTCATCTGATTTTCCTGCAACCACCCATCGACTATCCGGGGCAGTTTCCCGGTATGGTTCATTATCCACATTTAAACGGAGCCATGTGGACGATTGCCTATGAGTTTCGCTGCTACATTCTGATAGCAGTGCTATGGAAGCTGGGCGCGTTGCAACAGCGCCGCATTATGCTGGCCCTGACTATTCTGGCCGTTCTCACAACGATTGGTGCCAGTGCGGCGGCTGTCCATGAGAAGCTGAATTTTCTGAGCGACTGGGAGCGACCGCTTTGGATTACGGGCAATTTGTACGAGGGCGTGCGATTTACCGCTGCATTCCTATTTGGATCGTCGATTTACCTGTATCGGGAACAGATTATCCCCCGCCTGACCGCCACGGCGGCAATGGTTTCGGTTATCGTCGGTGCACTGCTAATTACGGGGCATCCACATATCACGCAGGCGTCGCTCATCATTTTCGGTGGATTTGCACTGTTCTGGCTTGCCATAAAGGCTCCGTTTGGACGGTTTCAGCGGATAAACGACAAATGGGACATTAGTTACGGCACATATTTATATGGCGCGCCGATCGCGACTTACCTTCGCTGGGTTTGCCCCGACATTACGGCGTTCGAGCTAGGCTCAATGACACTTGCGCTTGCGCTGCTATTCGGTTGCGCGAGTTATTGGGGCGTCGAGCGCTGGGCGAAAGTGCGGACGCGTAAATCCAACGTGGTCGAGGCAAATCCGCTCAATATTACCGCGTCCTCGATCCTAATCCCAAGCTCGAAAGCGTATTCTGGTCGAATTTGA
- a CDS encoding acyltransferase family protein encodes MLRLCFAAAVIIGHAPEMVDGNRAREPLHVLTGTISLGELAVAGFFLLSGYLITASMLRSNDLKAYSVGRMLRIYPAFIVAYLFSVFVLGPLGARRSGRNCR; translated from the coding sequence ATGTTGCGTCTGTGCTTCGCCGCAGCGGTGATTATCGGCCATGCCCCTGAAATGGTCGATGGCAATCGGGCGCGTGAGCCGCTCCATGTGCTGACGGGAACGATCTCGCTGGGGGAGTTGGCGGTCGCGGGATTCTTCCTGTTGAGCGGTTATCTCATCACGGCGTCGATGTTGCGGTCGAACGATCTAAAAGCATATTCGGTGGGGCGTATGCTGAGGATTTATCCAGCTTTCATTGTTGCATATTTGTTCAGCGTTTTCGTGCTCGGTCCGCTGGGGGCGCGGAGATCTGGACGCAATTGCCGATGA
- a CDS encoding tyrosine-type recombinase/integrase, whose amino-acid sequence MSEYRLVQHRGNWSLAYDEEERGRVRVALGTPDRGLAEARARDLWKARTAPVSDKVKDLWTSYIADREAMGVTVDAAGSTWKALETTFGHKLGRAVNREDCREHYERRKREKRSDSTIRTELEYLRACLRLKYGKESPVLWMPPPSAPRDRYLTKTELKKLLSHVETPHVRLFIELAIATGARMSAILELTWEYVDLERGTVNLNPSGRHVTNKRRTIVPVRDRALAALVEAKKGALTDNVIEYDGGDVKSIRKAIRSAAIRAKVPCSPHVFRHTAGVWMAEADVPMQKISQFLAHSTTAVTERHYARYSPSFMVDAAKALNW is encoded by the coding sequence ATGTCAGAATATAGACTTGTCCAACACCGAGGAAATTGGAGCCTCGCCTATGACGAAGAGGAGCGAGGACGTGTTCGCGTCGCGCTTGGTACGCCAGACAGAGGGCTTGCCGAGGCTCGCGCTCGCGACCTCTGGAAAGCCCGCACCGCACCAGTAAGCGATAAGGTCAAGGATCTCTGGACGTCATACATCGCCGACCGAGAAGCAATGGGCGTAACAGTCGATGCAGCCGGATCTACGTGGAAGGCGCTCGAAACCACGTTCGGTCATAAGCTGGGCCGCGCAGTGAACCGTGAGGATTGCCGAGAACACTACGAGCGACGCAAGCGTGAGAAGCGCAGCGACAGCACCATTCGGACAGAACTCGAATATCTCCGCGCCTGCCTTCGCCTGAAATATGGCAAGGAGTCTCCTGTGCTTTGGATGCCGCCGCCGTCGGCACCGCGCGACCGCTACCTGACCAAAACTGAGTTGAAGAAGCTGCTCTCTCACGTTGAGACGCCGCACGTCCGCCTGTTTATCGAGCTGGCTATCGCTACGGGTGCGAGGATGAGCGCCATTCTTGAGCTGACTTGGGAATATGTCGACCTCGAACGCGGCACCGTGAACCTAAATCCAAGCGGGCGGCACGTAACGAACAAGCGCCGCACCATCGTGCCGGTCCGCGATCGGGCGCTCGCCGCTCTGGTGGAAGCCAAGAAGGGCGCGCTCACGGATAACGTGATTGAGTATGACGGCGGCGATGTGAAATCGATCCGCAAGGCCATCAGGTCCGCAGCGATTCGCGCCAAGGTTCCATGTTCGCCGCACGTCTTCCGTCACACCGCTGGTGTCTGGATGGCGGAGGCCGACGTGCCGATGCAGAAGATTTCTCAGTTCCTTGCGCACTCCACAACGGCGGTCACGGAGCGGCATTATGCCCGCTATTCTCCGTCGTTTATGGTGGATGCGGCAAAGGCCCTGAATTGGTGA
- a CDS encoding tyrosine-type recombinase/integrase, whose translation MNIANIITSWLAFRDRMCTLDRVAGSTVANQRQVAGVLVANLGNIEIADLRKSHLDLYAGERLLSCKPVTVSAELAVLRQVLNWAVDEQLLGARPRFPTISVPNIEKPLPGDEDYLWFLRTMSVHHANALEFMLLTGLAPHELERIHVGDFDPLQREIIIGGRADFAVKQESRRRRIPLNGRARSIWVTWTVGLIPTAAPFPRSDALQKAMRRHVLDSQDAPLAADGLTPKMMRKWFASKIASEQGEAVLQRLLGHAPGSPVTRRHYIRTNASQMETAVRDVCL comes from the coding sequence GTGAACATCGCGAACATCATCACCAGCTGGCTCGCCTTCCGCGACCGTATGTGCACCCTCGATCGGGTGGCAGGATCGACCGTCGCCAATCAACGGCAAGTTGCTGGCGTCCTCGTCGCGAACCTTGGCAACATCGAAATTGCCGACCTCCGCAAGAGTCACCTCGATCTGTATGCGGGTGAGCGCCTGCTTTCGTGCAAGCCAGTCACCGTGTCCGCCGAGCTGGCGGTCCTCCGTCAGGTTTTGAATTGGGCGGTGGACGAGCAGCTGCTTGGCGCGCGGCCTCGGTTCCCAACTATTTCGGTGCCGAACATCGAAAAGCCACTGCCTGGCGACGAGGACTACCTGTGGTTCCTGCGTACCATGTCGGTGCATCACGCCAACGCGCTTGAATTCATGCTCCTCACCGGCCTTGCGCCGCACGAGCTAGAGCGCATTCACGTGGGCGACTTCGACCCTTTGCAGCGTGAAATCATCATCGGGGGACGCGCTGACTTTGCCGTGAAGCAGGAAAGCCGCCGCCGTAGAATTCCCCTAAACGGTCGCGCCCGCTCGATATGGGTCACGTGGACGGTCGGACTGATTCCAACAGCAGCACCATTCCCCCGGTCGGATGCGCTGCAGAAGGCCATGCGCCGGCACGTGCTCGACAGTCAGGATGCGCCGCTAGCCGCCGACGGCCTGACACCGAAGATGATGCGGAAGTGGTTCGCGTCGAAAATCGCCTCTGAACAGGGCGAAGCTGTGCTGCAGCGCCTCCTTGGACATGCTCCCGGATCGCCTGTCACCCGTCGCCATTATATTCGCACGAACGCGTCCCAAATGGAGACAGCAGTGCGGGACGTGTGTCTCTGA
- a CDS encoding DUF1643 domain-containing protein: MGEYLKAGAVLSHCGKYRYRLWREWRLGNSPHWDMFTDEAGKPIVDGAGEQWGEPKSCLFIMLNPSTADAEQDDPTIRRCVAFAKAWGYDRMEVVNLFAWRATDPSEVLAMTAKGDPIGRDNQRHVELALDDAGLVVCAWGAHGGHIGQDETMLGWIDGHWADPIPHALKVTKHGFPAHPLYLRADLKPSPYGGCNA; encoded by the coding sequence ATGGGGGAATATTTGAAAGCGGGCGCTGTTCTCAGCCATTGCGGGAAATACCGCTATCGGCTTTGGCGAGAGTGGCGTCTCGGTAATAGCCCGCATTGGGATATGTTCACCGACGAGGCGGGTAAGCCGATAGTCGATGGTGCTGGAGAGCAATGGGGCGAACCAAAGTCGTGCCTGTTCATCATGCTCAATCCATCTACCGCCGACGCCGAACAGGATGATCCAACAATCCGGCGTTGCGTCGCCTTCGCTAAGGCTTGGGGTTATGATCGCATGGAGGTGGTGAATCTGTTTGCATGGCGAGCCACCGACCCCAGCGAAGTTCTGGCGATGACCGCGAAAGGCGATCCGATCGGTCGCGACAACCAGCGCCATGTCGAATTAGCGTTGGATGACGCGGGCCTAGTTGTCTGCGCTTGGGGCGCGCACGGTGGACATATCGGGCAGGACGAAACGATGCTTGGCTGGATCGACGGACATTGGGCTGACCCGATCCCCCACGCCTTGAAGGTCACGAAGCATGGCTTTCCGGCGCATCCGCTTTACCTGCGCGCCGATTTGAAGCCCTCGCCATATGGAGGATGCAATGCCTGA
- a CDS encoding GapR family DNA-binding domain-containing protein, which produces MSIGNNRATALFHHIRALENLQEVKDEAASDFNERKKLCKEDGFDTNVVTAILKRRKNGEGQTLAFDDLLREYEEAIEEERRFPGFTVRVVDPEPPREEQYDVEPDREQAPPPSEESIFDGPGDGDLRAEQRGES; this is translated from the coding sequence ATGTCCATCGGCAACAACCGGGCAACGGCCCTTTTCCACCACATCCGCGCGCTCGAAAACCTGCAGGAGGTCAAGGACGAGGCCGCGTCCGACTTCAACGAGCGCAAGAAGCTCTGCAAGGAGGACGGCTTCGACACCAACGTGGTGACCGCGATCCTGAAACGCCGAAAGAATGGCGAGGGTCAGACGCTGGCGTTCGATGATCTGCTGCGCGAGTACGAGGAAGCGATCGAGGAGGAGCGCCGGTTCCCCGGATTTACGGTCCGTGTGGTCGATCCTGAGCCGCCTCGCGAGGAACAGTACGACGTTGAACCCGACCGCGAACAAGCACCGCCACCGTCCGAGGAATCGATTTTCGACGGGCCGGGCGATGGGGATTTGCGGGCTGAGCAAAGGGGTGAATCATGA
- a CDS encoding AAA family ATPase: MKITRFQAENFKKLRVVEIIPGDGAVVPIRGRNAQGKSSVLDAIQAALGGKSVMPSKPVRSGEEAGAVRLELDDGAVVIRRTFDTEGGGQIIVESADGARYPSPQKLLDGLYTSVAFDPLAYTRAKPEDQYKLLRSLVKLAIDPEELKKKNKADYEERRDVNRDAKQAQLLLDQMPVFENVPAEKVDEQALEDVIGTAVATNSDIEARKLRRESAWGRLEVMDTDITACRTRIAQLEEDLSGQIDTREALNKQLNDAEVLPAPIDISEAQEKLRTARETNRQIEAAAKRKAQQLLLTNLDGKAERLTKSIEGRKDSIAKAFEAAAMPVPGLTFSDGVVLFHGEPFDQVSSAEKLRVSTAIGMASNPKLRVMLVRDGSLLDPEGEELLAAMALEHNFQFWVEAVDTSGKVGIVMEDGAVRSVDGEEAPEATPIEKKRKAKSSDDKPVAENPDPKSIDERPCEDSERPADGPINDAGSSAAPDVSIGDREPVARVAESLFD; encoded by the coding sequence GTGAAAATCACCCGTTTCCAAGCCGAGAACTTCAAGAAGCTCCGCGTTGTCGAAATCATCCCCGGCGACGGCGCAGTAGTCCCGATCCGTGGCCGCAATGCCCAGGGGAAGAGCAGCGTCCTCGATGCCATTCAGGCCGCACTCGGTGGCAAGTCGGTTATGCCGTCCAAGCCAGTGCGTTCCGGAGAGGAGGCCGGGGCCGTGCGCCTCGAGCTGGACGACGGCGCGGTGGTTATCCGTCGCACGTTCGATACCGAGGGCGGCGGCCAGATCATCGTCGAATCGGCGGACGGTGCGCGGTACCCATCGCCGCAGAAGCTGCTCGACGGCCTCTACACGTCGGTTGCGTTCGATCCACTCGCCTACACGCGCGCCAAGCCCGAGGATCAGTACAAGCTGCTCCGGTCGCTGGTGAAGCTCGCGATTGACCCGGAGGAGCTCAAGAAGAAGAACAAGGCCGATTACGAAGAGCGCCGCGACGTCAACCGCGATGCCAAGCAGGCTCAGCTGCTGCTCGACCAAATGCCGGTGTTCGAGAACGTGCCAGCCGAGAAGGTGGACGAACAGGCGCTCGAGGACGTGATCGGGACCGCCGTAGCAACGAACAGTGATATCGAGGCCCGCAAGCTACGTCGCGAAAGCGCATGGGGTCGCCTTGAGGTGATGGACACCGACATCACGGCATGCCGGACCCGGATTGCCCAGCTTGAGGAAGACCTCAGCGGCCAAATCGATACGCGTGAGGCATTAAACAAGCAGCTCAACGATGCCGAAGTGCTCCCCGCGCCGATCGATATCAGCGAAGCACAGGAAAAACTCCGCACGGCCCGCGAAACGAACCGCCAGATTGAGGCAGCAGCGAAGCGCAAGGCTCAGCAGCTGTTACTTACCAACCTCGACGGCAAAGCCGAACGGCTCACGAAAAGCATCGAGGGCCGCAAAGACAGTATCGCTAAGGCATTCGAAGCCGCAGCCATGCCCGTACCCGGCCTGACGTTCAGCGATGGTGTCGTGCTGTTCCACGGCGAACCCTTCGACCAGGTATCGTCCGCCGAGAAGCTGCGCGTTTCCACCGCTATCGGCATGGCGAGCAACCCGAAACTTCGCGTGATGCTCGTCCGTGACGGCTCCCTGCTAGACCCGGAAGGCGAGGAGCTGCTCGCTGCAATGGCGCTCGAGCACAATTTCCAGTTTTGGGTGGAAGCCGTCGACACGTCCGGCAAGGTCGGGATCGTCATGGAAGACGGTGCGGTTAGGTCAGTGGATGGCGAGGAGGCCCCTGAGGCCACGCCGATCGAGAAGAAGCGGAAGGCGAAATCCAGTGACGATAAGCCCGTTGCCGAAAATCCTGATCCCAAGAGCATTGATGAACGACCTTGCGAAGATAGCGAGCGGCCAGCTGACGGACCGATCAATGACGCCGGAAGCAGCGCGGCTCCTGATGTATCAATCGGAGATCGTGAGCCCGTTGCCCGCGTCGCCGAGAGCCTCTTCGACTAA